Below is a genomic region from Pirellulales bacterium.
GCGCGTTATCTTGCGCCTTGGCTGTCGGCGTGGCATCGTCGGCGCAAGCAGTCGCTGCCGCAGCGAATGCCAAAACACCCACAATCCATTTCGCACGCATGGTCATGTCCTTCAATCAGGGCCAAAACACCGCCCACAGCATAAAAGTTTGCTTTGCGAGCGTCAATTTTGGTTGCTGCCAGTGAGTGCAGTTTTTTCCAGGGGCGGTAAATCCTTCACGTTGATTACCCGCAATGTTTTCACGCAGCGTACCCAGCGGATGGGACGTTTTTCGTCCGGCGCCACCAATCGCAGCGGACCTTCCTTATCGTCCAGCGGCTGGCTGTTTTTCTTGTCGGCCAGCAGCACTATTTTGTCGGTGGTGGCCGGATCGATTTCCAACAGTGCGAACGCCGTGCGATACCCATCGGCCGCCTCCACCACCAGCACCGTGCCGGCGCGGGCTCCTTTCAGCTTGTCGCCGAATTCAACGCCGACCGATTGCAACAAATCGACCAGCGACACGCCGCTGAATTCGTTTTCGGCGTCGTGCGCCTTGGCCTTCAAAGTGCGCTGCGGCAGTTTGGCAATGTCGGCGGCCGTGAGTCGGTGAGATTGGCCCGCTTCGTCAACAATCATCACTTCCGCTTCGGCGCCGAAAACAGCATTTCCCCGCGGCGGAAAAGCGACGATCAAACCAAGCGCCAGAAAAACAAATCGCATGCGGCTGTCTCCTCTTCATGGGACGCCAAACAGTATAGCAATCAATCAGCGATTGGCCGACAATTCATGCACAGCGTCCACCAAAGCGACTACATTATCGACCGGCGTCTGCGGCAATATGCCGTGGCCCAAGTTGAAGATGTGCCCCGGACGGCCGGCGGCCTGCTGCAGCACTTCTTGGGTGCGGCGACGGATTTCGGCGCGATCGGCCAGCAGCACGGCGGGATCAAGATTTCCCTGGATGGCGCGGTCGTAACCGATCGCCCGCCAGGCATCATCCAGTCGAATGCGCCAATCGACGCCGATAATTGCGCCTTTCGCAGCATCGCAGCCCGCTTCGGCCTGCAACGGAATCAGCGCCGGGTTGCCCGTGGCAAAGTTGATGATCGGCACGCCTGGCACAAGGCCGTCGATGACCGCTTTCACATGCGGCAGCACAAAGCGACGGTAATCGTCTGGGCTCAGACAGCCGACCCAACTATCGAATAGTTGCACGGCGTGCGCGCCGGCGGCGATTTGCGCGTTAAGATAGCGCGTAATGGCGCGCGACAGGCGGCTCATCAGCACGGTCCAGGCGCCACTGTCGCGGTACATCAGCGTTTTAGTGTTCAGAAAGTTGCGGCTGGCGCCCCCTTCGATCACGTAACTGGCCAGCGTGAACGGCGCGCCGGCAAAGCCGATCAGCGGCAGGCCGCGCGGCAACCCGGCGCGGGTTTGACGAACCGTCTCCAT
It encodes:
- a CDS encoding molybdopterin-dependent oxidoreductase, coding for MRFVFLALGLIVAFPPRGNAVFGAEAEVMIVDEAGQSHRLTAADIAKLPQRTLKAKAHDAENEFSGVSLVDLLQSVGVEFGDKLKGARAGTVLVVEAADGYRTAFALLEIDPATTDKIVLLADKKNSQPLDDKEGPLRLVAPDEKRPIRWVRCVKTLRVINVKDLPPLEKTALTGSNQN